The stretch of DNA GTTATGCCGCCCGCGACGCCGGTATAGAAGAAGCTCGTCATCGAAGAATCGTCACGGCTGACGAGGCGAGTGGCGATGACGTAGAAGGCGAAGAGGAAGCAGCCCAAGACCGCAAGCAGCAGCTTCGGATCAAAAAAGCCGCTTTCTGGCTTCAAGATCAATAGAACACCGGCGAGCCCCGCGCAGATTGCCGTCCAGCGGCGCCACCCGACGCGCTCGCCGAGCAGCGGCACGGAAAGGAGGGCGATCAGGATCGGAGTGCCGGCAAAGATCGCCTGGGTGCGCGCAAGTCCGATGATCGCGAAACAGGTGATCGCCAGCACGACTTGCGCTGCAAGCAGCACGCCACGCGTGACCTGAAGCAAAGGCCGGTTCGTGCGCACGGTCGCCTTCAGGCCGCCGCGCATTCTCGACGCGAGCAGGATCGTGAAAATTGCAAAGGCCCAGTAGCGGATCATCGTCACGAAAACCGGCGGATAGGTGCTCGCCAGATGCTTCGAGATGCCGTCCTGCACGGAAAAGATGGTGATCGCCAGAAGGACGAAGATATAGCCTTGCGTCTTGGATTTCATGCCTTGCCGTAAGGCGGGAGAGGCCCGCATACGACTGAAGCTAGGCCAGGATTCATGCCGCTTTGCAAGGCCTCAAAGCCCGACATTCGGCCTGTCGATGATTTCCCGGAGCGCGAAGCTGGAATTGATCTTGACGACGTGGGGCAGGGCGGAGAGCCAGTCGCGGTGTATGCGCTCGTAGTCTTCCAGGTCGCGTGCGGCGACACGCAGAATGTAGTCGTACTCGCCCGACATTAGGTAGCAGACGAGCACGTTCGGGCAGCGCTTCACCGCCGCCTCGAATTCCGCAAGGGTCTTCGCAAACTGGCCGGAGAGCGAGATGTGCACGATGGCGATCATCTTGTAGTCCAGTGCCTTGTGTGAAAGGCGCGCGTGATAGCCGCCGATGACGCCGCTCTTCTCAAGAATGTCGAGCCGTCTGGAACAGGCCGAAGCCGAAAGGCCCACCTTGTTCGCAAGATCGGCATTGGTGATGCGGGCGTTCGCCTGAAGCGTCTTCAGAATCGCACGATCGATAGTATCGAGTTCAGACATTCGAAGAACCTTCGAAAAGAGGGTCGTTTTCGCAATAATCCTCGAAAAATAGTTCTCAGGCAAATGCTCTTTGCAAGGACATTTCGCGCCTCCGGTGTTTGGATTTGGGTCATCCAAAACGCTCCGCCCAAGCGGACATAAAATGAGAGGAACGCTTAGATGCGTGTCGGTTGCCCGAAGGAAATCAAGAATCATGAATATCGTGTCGGCCTGACACCTGCTTCGGTTCGTGAATATGTCGCCCATGGCCATGACGTCTGGGTCGAGACAAAGGCAGGCGCCGGCATCGGTGCCGATGACGCCTCCTATATCGCCGCTGGCGCGAGGATCGCCGCCTCGGCCAAGGATATCTTCGAGAAGTGCGACATGGTCGTGAAGGTCAAGGAGCCGCAGCCCTCGGAATGGGTGCAGCTTCGCGACGGCCAGCTTCTCTATACCTATCTCCACCTCGCGCCCGATCCAGAGCAGACCAGGGGCCTGCTCGCGTCCGGCGTCACCGCGATCGCCTATGAAACCGTTACCGACGAGCGCGGCGGTCTGCCGCTGCTTGCCCCGATGTCTGAAGTCGCGGGACGCCTGTCGATCCAGGCGGGGGCCACGGCGCTTCAAAAGGCTAATGGCGGCCTCGGCATACTGCTCGGCGGCGTTCCCGGCGTGCTGCCGGCCAAGGTCGCAATCATCGGCGGCGGCGTCGTTGGCCTGCATGCGGCCAAGATGGCAGCCGGCCTGGGCGCCGATGTCAGTATTCTCGACAAGTCGCTGCC from Rhizobium sp. 007 encodes:
- the ald gene encoding alanine dehydrogenase, coding for MRVGCPKEIKNHEYRVGLTPASVREYVAHGHDVWVETKAGAGIGADDASYIAAGARIAASAKDIFEKCDMVVKVKEPQPSEWVQLRDGQLLYTYLHLAPDPEQTRGLLASGVTAIAYETVTDERGGLPLLAPMSEVAGRLSIQAGATALQKANGGLGILLGGVPGVLPAKVAIIGGGVVGLHAAKMAAGLGADVSILDKSLPRLRQLDDIFGGRIHTRYSSIQALEEEVFTADLVVGAVLIPGAAAPKLVTREMLSGMKKGSVIVDVAIDQGGCFETSHATTHSEPTYEVEGVVHYCVANMPGAVPVTSAHALNNATLVHGLALADRGLRAIAEDKHLRNGLNVHRGRITNKPVADALGYEAHAAESVLNVA
- a CDS encoding Lrp/AsnC family transcriptional regulator, with product MSELDTIDRAILKTLQANARITNADLANKVGLSASACSRRLDILEKSGVIGGYHARLSHKALDYKMIAIVHISLSGQFAKTLAEFEAAVKRCPNVLVCYLMSGEYDYILRVAARDLEDYERIHRDWLSALPHVVKINSSFALREIIDRPNVGL
- a CDS encoding DMT family transporter — protein: MKSKTQGYIFVLLAITIFSVQDGISKHLASTYPPVFVTMIRYWAFAIFTILLASRMRGGLKATVRTNRPLLQVTRGVLLAAQVVLAITCFAIIGLARTQAIFAGTPILIALLSVPLLGERVGWRRWTAICAGLAGVLLILKPESGFFDPKLLLAVLGCFLFAFYVIATRLVSRDDSSMTSFFYTGVAGGITITLIGPFYWTPMSASDWGWMALLCLTGISSHYFLIRAYDMLDAAAVQPLTYLQLVYASIIGVVIFDEALRLNTIAGSVIVVAAGIFTIWREQVVARSGAVRR